A DNA window from Anastrepha obliqua isolate idAnaObli1 chromosome 5, idAnaObli1_1.0, whole genome shotgun sequence contains the following coding sequences:
- the LOC129249414 gene encoding uncharacterized protein LOC129249414: MTQKLFILVLIFLLSAEHLTLASIIRVRRSAENYGFVTTERPDENSLEDSFISSATRKQFEREALNETKTFLDNLFRSQIDYFSKVKAFLPPTVKRVADIEKYIERLEKAILADSVQDKDKMWRDTFVEFSDTAFLLNNEKDTGVSNTRYLEVLNDSGLEETTKKFLSDVSVYFLKMAKASGKAMGSTIDEQIEKWQNK, encoded by the exons ATGACACAGAAATTGtttatattagttttaatatttttgttaagtgcagAG CACCTCACATTAGCCAGCATAATACGTGTGCGGCGCAGTGCTGAAAATTATGGATTCGTTACAACGGAAAGACCTGATGAGAACTCCTTGGAAGACAGTTTCATCAGCAGTGCCACCCGAAAGCAATTCGAACGCGAAGCTTTGAATGAGACGAAGACCTTCCTAGATAACCTGTTCCGTTCGCAAATAGATTATTTCAGCAAAGTCAAGGCTTTTCTTCCGCCCACAGTTAAGCGAGTGGCTGACATTGAGAAGTATATTGAGAGATTGGAGAAGGCCATATTGGCGGACTCTGTGCAAGACAAGGACAAAATGTGGCGCGACACATTTGTGGAG TTCAGTGACACTGCCTTCCTGCTGAATAATGAAAAGGATACTGGCGTATCAAATACACGTTACCTCGAAGTTCTAAACGATAGTGGCCTGGAGGAGACGACTAAGAAGTTCCTAAGCGATGTGTCCGTATATTTCTTGAAAATGGCAAAGGCGAGTGGAAAAGCCATGGGATCAACTATCGACGAACAGATTGAGAAAtggcaaaataaatga